A single Chaetodon trifascialis isolate fChaTrf1 chromosome 18, fChaTrf1.hap1, whole genome shotgun sequence DNA region contains:
- the LOC139346934 gene encoding somatomedin-B and thrombospondin type-1 domain-containing protein has translation MMGSSVEFACLLLLVSALGKNHLVSGGCSGKCCRGRDLSCMTTDWRMDRVYGACFCDEGCVRTKDCCFDYFTECPAQDCAVSDWSFWSGCAKPCQPSVRVRVRHIEQRPSNSGEACPSLEQRGGCREYRDHQGSHCGHNAGPAFITSMEFGKGRPKHDNYGNPLDPGFCVEFTLESRTPHCTVENRPHTHWMRYITEGFKVCVACEPPAMRNNSGSCQGDGQESDKEAVLHWQAVGNHQCSGTWKKIQKTQQCNCPPQHSFVFT, from the exons ATGATGGGATCCTCTGTGGAGTTtgcctgtttgctgctgctggtttctgctCTGGGAAAGAACCACTTGGTGTCTGGAGGCTGTTCAGGGAAATGCTGCCGGGGCAGAGACCTGAGCTGCATGACCACTGACTGGAGGATGGACCGTGTGTATGGCGCATGCTTCTGCGATGAGGGCTGCGTCAGGACCAaggactgctgctttgactacTTCACAGAGTGCCCAG CTCAGGACTGTGCTGTGAGCGACTGGAGCTTTTGGAGCGGCTGTGCCAAACCCTGCCAACCCTCAGTGCGCGTCCGTGTCCGCCACATAGAGCAGCGGCCCAGTAACAGCGGAGAGGCCTGTCCCAGCCTGGAACAACGAGGCGGCTGCAGGGAGTACAGAGACCACCAGGGCAGCCACTGTGGACACAACGCAG GACCTGCATTCATCACCAGCATGGAGTTTGGCAAGGGAAGGCCCAAGCATGACAACTATGGAAACCCCCTAGACCCCGG GTTCTGTGTGGAATTCACACTGGAGTCCCGGACACCCCACTGTACAGTGGAGAAccggccacacacacactggatgcGCTACATAACAGAAGgctttaaagtgtgtgtggcATGTGAACCTCCTGCCATGCGAAACAATAGTGGCAGCTGCCAAGGAGACGGTCAGGAATCAGACAA AGAAGCTGTGCTCCACTGGCAGGCGGTGGGGAACCACCAGTGCAGCGGGACATGGAAGAAGATCCAGAAAACCCAGCAGTGCAACTGTCCGCCACAACACAGCTTCGTCTTCACCTGA
- the terf1 gene encoding telomeric repeat-binding factor 1: MESDTSINSASDIDESVSFSHVTDVVKRWTLDFLFISLCRHFKEDKFDEFNETLSAFEAMCQGWPLRGTLHDEKMMIIAFLARVLHGKQLDVQFEEDARVMPLMSAAKIWSKLEDTVADDSLFKDITILLLVQSVAVCVEKGQISSASSVLKWFENNHGFPQQNFGVKLSTIVKQRETYHPFFTSFSFSRLLETVQSYLEDFLAMNSSDFLLKAATKVVQSSQSMEGVEDTVKEDSSQSETTESTEDRKKKENTVCLRTKRKLMPTKMTELWKPDSCKKAFVAIRRISESELSRITSQKSVDTTKKNQKSRKAPQKWTPQLDKYLKQGVKEHGQGKWSRILMDYDFEGRTGTMLKDRWRVLMRAYKVS, encoded by the exons ATGGAGTCGGATACTAGCATTAACAGCGCTTCTGATATAGATGAAAGTGTCAGTTTTTCCCATGTCACTGATGTCGTTAAAAGGTGGACTTTGGACTTCTTGTTTATAAGTTTGTGTCGGCATTTCAAGGAAGACAAATTTGACGAATTCAATGAAACGCTTTCGGCTTTTGAGG cCATGTGCCAGGGTTGGCCTCTGAGAGGAACACTTCATGATGAGAAAATGATGATAATTGCCTTCCTTGCCAGAGTCTTACACGGAAAGCAATTGG ATGTCCAGTTTGAAGAGGATGCCCGTGTGATGCCTCTGATGTCTGCTGCCAAAATCTGGTCCAAACTAGAGGACACCGTGGCGGATGACAGCCTGTTTAAAGACATTACCATCCTTTTGCTTGTCCAG TCTGTGGCTGTGTGCGTGGAGAAAGGCCAAATatcttctgcctcctctgtcctcaAGTGGTTTGAGAATAACCATGGATTCCcacag CAAAACTTTGGAGTTAAGCTGTCGACAATcgtgaaacagagggaaacataCCACCCGTTCTTCAcgagcttcagcttcagccgCCTGCTAGAGACAGTCCAGTCTTACTTGGAAGACTTCTTGGCGATGAACTCATCTGACTTCCTTCTCAAG GCAGCCACAAAGGTGGTCCAGTCATCACAGAGCATGGAGGGTGTGGAGGACACGGTGAAAGAGGACAGCTCTCAGTCAGAAACAACCGAGTCAACAGAGGATAGAAA GAAGAAGGAGAACACTGTATGTTTGAG AACAAAACGGAAACTAATGCCAACTAAAATGACTGAATTATGGAAACCTGATTCGTGCAAGAAGGCTTTTGTCGCCATCAGAAGAATTTCAGAGAGTg AATTATCTCGGATAACGTCCCAGAAGTCAGTGGACaccacaaagaaaaatcaaaaatcaagaAAAGCACCTCAG AAATGGACTCCCCAGCTGGACAAATACCTGAAGCAAGGTGTTAAAGAGCACGGCCAGGGCAAGTGGTCTCGCATATTAATGGATTATGACTTTGAGGGACGCACTGGCACCATGCTCAAAGATCGCTGGAGAGTTCTGATGAGAGCATATAAAGTCAGCTGA